The window AACTCTCTGTTTTCTTCGATCGCTCACCCAATGATCTGTTTCGTGAAATTCATATCGTTGATTTAGCTCAAAATTTGATTTCTTTCGACCGTGTTTTGTTCTGTTACAGATGCATGTGTCTTCTTGATTGTTGATctgtgcaaaaaaaaaaggatcgatccatattatttttttgtgtgcCATCTCATGTCATCATCGACTAGTGTTCAAGGAGAGATAATGGATCTTGATCTGAACCAAGAACCAGACTCTCCACCCGGTTTAATCACAGAGATCTCTCCATGGCTAAACGAGCTAGAAACCGCTCACGAGCGGATCGAAGACCGTCTAAGACAGCTCGAAGCCATAGTTTCACGAATCAGGGAACGTGCAGCAACagtcacaacaacaacaacaacagcaacaccATCACCAGCACCTGCTTTAATACCTCCTAGAGACTCAACAGCAGGAGTTATACACGAGCGTTCCAGAGAGAGACTTGTCGAGAACGACAAGACGTATCTGATAGCAAAGGCCTTGAACATGGAGAGAACGACCTCCGTCCCCGGCGGCTACTTTGACTGTAACATATGCTTAGAGAAAGCAGAAGATCCGATCTTAACTTGCTGCGGTCACTTGTTCTGCTGGGGTTGCTTCTACCAGTTGCCATTCATTTACCTTAACATCAAAGAATGCCCTGTCTGCGACGGGGAAGTGACTGACACCGAGGTGATTCCGATATACGGTAATGGAGATGATGATAACGATGGTAGTAGTAAAGCTAAGCGTGAGGAGTGTGGTATCCGCTTACCTCCAAGGCCTAATGCTAAAAGAGTTGAAAGCATCCGTCAAAAGATTATAACCCGGGGCAACCCGTTTATCCCGGGGCCTGAGACGCTGGAGCATATTAGAAGGACTATTGATTCTATTGGAGGGTTACAAGCTTTAGCTGAAGGGCATGAGTTTGGTTTGACCAACATAGTAACCAACAATCGTGTGGTTCAAAATCAACATAATCGTTTGAGGTTGTTGTCTTCTTTCCCAGGTCTTGTGGTAGATAGCTCGGAGATGCCGCCGCCGACGTCTGATGAtgctgttgttgctgctgctttTGATGTTGATAGCTTTGTTGATACAACAACGCCTAGTTTGAGGACTAACCGTCGGAGATCTTCTCGTATTGCGGAGATtagtccttctccttctcctgcAGTACGTGCGTCTATTCGTAGGAACCAAAGTGGTAGTGCTGCAGGTTCATCATCTTCGCCTAGAGATTTTGCTGTTGCcgggtttggttttggttctaGAGAAGTGGCTACTTCAGATTCGTCATCGTCTAGGAGGAGAACTGAAGATGTAAACAATGGACCTCGCACCAGGTCTAGGAGGAGGCTAGGCTAAAAAACtcttttaattatattacaaaGCTCATGTGACCATGTCTTGTTTCCACCCTGAACATGGCTGAATGTGTATGTACATTCTTCTAAAGCCTCTGAAACTTTGGATGTaagttttttgttcttttggGTTAAATAATCTAATCTTATTTCTAAAAGGTCAATTTTAGAGTAATTAATGTGTTTCTTAAAGTTATGGGGTGTATTTGTCAGAAAACACAACATTCTGTCTAGATTCGCAATTAATTTAAAATCCGAACAGTCTCGTATATAAAACGACAGGATGTTTTACAGCAGAAACTAAAGACGGCACGCAGTGTTCTACTTTAGTTTCCTTAAAACGCTACTCGTCAACGCATTAAAGTCATCGGCGATCTCTTTTTGTCATCGCCGCAGTTGaagctctctttctctctacctCCGGCGATCATGATCTACGTCGACGGAGTGCTCTTTCCATATGAAAACAGctcatcttctctctcttcttcatcgcAGGTAGTGTTCTTCGTCTCTCACCAATCTCCATTCACTAGttttaaaagattatttgaCTTTTATGGTTTGACCAACATTGATGGAACAGGGAAGCAGCTTGCTTCTCGATGTAATGACACATCCTGTCATAATCTCAGCTTCTGACTCATTCAAGAATCTCGAAGAACAGAGAGTTACAGAGAGCTGTTCAAGAAAAGACAGATACGTTTACATATTCCAAAGAGAATATGCTGTTGTGAATCCAGCCCTTGTTGATGTATGTATGTTTATTACATTTgaaagttatgtttttttttaaatccactctaatgatttatgttttattgATGAGAAGTTTGTTGGCATGGATGAAGCAACAACTTGTGTAGGTCTTGTTATCCGCAACAGAAGATCTGGAGTGTAAGGGACTGATTCTCTATATGTTCTAATGTGTAGTTGTTACCTTTGAGTTTTAAAGTTTTGTGATGAATCTGAAACTGCAGCACTTCTATTGCGCATATGGATTCACCAGAAGTTGTGGACTTGGGGATAAGCCAGATGTTATCATTGGTTATGGAGGATGACAGTGACGCCGCTGAGTTAGATGTAGTATCTACTCTTTCAGCTTATGTTAATCATTTATTATATTCTTTTGAGTCCTTTTTGAATATTTCCTTGGGGGGTTTGTATGCAGGTACATATGGTTGGTGGTTATGAAGATGTGGATTTAAAAGTAAGTTTCTATATCTCTCACTGTAGTTAATACTCAGCTTTGGAATGGTCTTTAGCTGAATGTATTGACTGTTTATTTGCAGAATGCTACTGGTGGAGATGACTATGCCAAACCAGAGGGTTATTCATTTCCTTTGTGTTGCAAATTAGTAGAAAGTCtacagaagagaagagaaaaaatTCACATTCAAACCTTATTTATTCTTGGGCACAACACCAAGCTGGATGCTCAAGGGAACACGTGCCCCATTTTTAATGGATTCCTGGTCAGTCTACTTTCTCTGTTGCGTTCATGGTGAAGATAATGTTTTTCCTCTTCAAGGAACTATGAGGTCTTTAAAcagaatatatatgaattaGTAATTAATGTTATCATGTTTCTTTGTAACCTTGTTATCAGGTGAATACCTCCACCGGGACAATTGTCCCAGCCAGTTTCAACAGATCTTCTAGATGTCCGGATGAGCTTGTTCGTAGAATAAGAGTGTCGGCATCATTCGATGATCCTAGCTGGAAGGGGAAGTTACTTGACACATATGACACAAAAACTGATAGATTCATCATCGCACCATGCTCCTGGTATAAACACAACACAAAAACGCTACTTCTACCTCATTTTCACTCCATTATAGGTATATGTACATAtgagttgtgtttttttttttgtaaatacagGACAATGCGGCTGGTTGAATACGTTTGGGAGCTGAATCAGCTTCCTGATGAAGAGATTCTTGTCAACTGCTCCACTTCACCTTCTGCTGAAGGTCCAGATTTCATAGACAATGAAAGAAGGTTAGTAGTCACTTAATCAATTTATCTCTAACACACTGAAACACAGACAGATGATTCGTATTctcttttgtgtgtgtttcagGATTTGGAAGTATTTACTAAAATATCCAGAATGGAGCAAAACCTTCCCAAAGAGACAACCACGTGTGTTTGAAAGGACTGCCAATGGAAGCTGGAACTTCGTGTTTTGATTCTTGAACACAAGAATGTAAAAATAAATGCCACTTAAGCGATATAATATTGTGTTAAAACGTGGGCTTGATCCGGCCTAGTAGGCCTATATGTTGAGGCCCATAGATTCAAGTCATTCCACTTGCAGATCGGAACCTTCCACCCGACCCGAATATTATTTGCaagaaaaattcttaaaatgatTCGATCCGattttagttcggattttttggttctataaaaataaatccaATGTATTTCTTTCAGTGAAAAAGATACAATATCATtttcaaggaaaaaaaaatctagtgtATTTCTCGGTTTTCATTtgaatatacataatttttataacttatAGGGGACAATTTTTgtaaatatctatatatttcattgattttatgttatatattaataaaataaatataaaatagtgttatatatgaattataAGATTTGTATATCCATCTTCTTggatatacataaaataaatatagttattttattaatgttgaaaaagatttaaaataatacaattaaGTATAAATTATAGTAAATAAAAGAAGATGATgcataaaatatagaaataatatatttagtttGTACTGGAATCATAATCTAATTagaaataactaaaattatagaaaaaataagTAGAAAAGGAAGTATATATGTAAATTGGCAAAATAAATGGAGTACAAaagtaatgttttattttaaaagtaaaatataaatgagACCGAAGAAAGTAACCATACAAGTGTGGTCAAGTGGTATAACAGAATTGGAAATGTGCTAAACACTCTGTATACAAAATTTACTAAACTCAGATTTATCCGTTTGTATGGCTAGAGACATATATATCTAATTAAGATTACGAGTAAATGTATCTATCTAACGCTGGTAGAAAAACTTTCAAAAGATTAGTCGATTGAATCTCGGTCCGCCGGATTCTTCCaaatcataaaaaataaaaaaaagagaatggGACATAACTAGTTTTGGGTACAAACTAATATAACATGATCATGGGAGACACCTACCCCCAGATGTACGTAAACGTAGTCCAACCTAACTTTCACCAACAACACGATCGAAAAACGAGATTCCATTTATAGTAACTAAATAGGGGTACTCTTGTAAATTCCTTTCATACCTTCTTTCCGAAAAATGTTAACCGGGCCGGGCTCGCTAATGGGttccaaattttataattttcaagttTAAACAAATCGTTTGCCCTAATGGTCGATAAAGAGAAAGGGTCAAAGGATAAAAAGCTGCGGTTTAAACTAGGGTCACTTTTCAAGTTAcaccattttaaaataatttaatttattcgggattaaaaaaaaatactcattaACGCAATATTGAATATTGACTGGAATTCGATCTTGTAATATaggaataaaaatttaaaacgatgTTTAAATTGATTTGAAGAATAAAATGCCTACCACACATGTCCTGATGTCCATCCCATATATTATACCAAAAACGAAACACATACACAGTGTATTTATAAATGAGATGAGAGAAGAAAGCACGAAACAATAAGCGAGCGAGGAAGACAAGAAAGCAACACAATACAAAgtatcgataaaataataataataataagagagAATAAAAATCCCTAAAACTGCGAGCGTTTTTGTTAACGGGAGAGAGATGAGTCTCTAAAAACCAAATATCATGGAACCATGACGAAGGAAGAAGAAGCATCGTATAGCATGAACGATATTTGCAGTAACGATCACAATATTGatgataacaacaacaacaacactaatCTAAAGCAGCACGAGGGGCGCGCATGGGGCACGTGTGAGGAGCTGTTATTGGCATGCGCCGTTAAGCGACACGGGTTTTGTGACTGGGACTCCGTCGCCGCGGAGGTTCGAACCCGGACCTCTCTCTCCTCCGTCTTTCTCTCCGCTGATGATTGCAGGCACAAGTATCGAGATCTCCAGCGTCGGTTCAAGGAATCCGCCGACGGCGATAACGACGcgacggcggaggaggagggagGGAATGATATCCCGTGGCTGGAAGAGCTGCGTAGCCTCCGTGTGGCGGAGCTCCGTCGTGAGGTTGAACAGTACGACGTTTCGATACTGTACGTGAAACGAGAATCTGTAATCTCCGAGGAATATTCTTTACGACGGATctgagtttttcttttttgtttccaGATCGCTTCAGTTGAAGGTTAAGAAGctagaggaggagagagacggCGGCGAGAAACTAGATCTGGTGGAAGAAGGAGAGAGGAAAGGAGAGAGATCGGAGAACGACGGCGGTGAGAAGGCGGAGGAGTCCGAACGGGAAAACAGGTCGATGAACGAGTCGAACTCGACGGGCTCCGGCGAGAAAACCGTCGGAGAAGACGAACCGGGACAGACTCGTGGTGATGATGTAGATCCCGATCCGGTTAACGCTGCGGAGGAAGGATCGGGAGCGAGTGACTCAGGCGAGTTGGGCGAGTCAGGGACGTCGGGGAGGAAGTGGAAAAGGAAACGACGGAAAGATAGTGACGGAGAGATCAGATCGGCGGCGAGTGAATCGCAGCCGTTGATACGTCTTCTTGATTTGATTCGGTCCCATCCGCGTGGATCTTTGTTCGAACGCCGGGTTCGAAGCCAGGTATGCAAATatcttattttctttatttaatcCATCATTACTTTTATTTGTtaccaaaaatttataattttagtaagagcatctccaatgtacacCTCTAtaatttcctctaaaatagagatctctattatagaggtgaaaatgctccaatgtatgcctctataataaagttcttctattttagaggaaaatatagaggaaagTTACTTTTTGCCTCTATATTTAAAGGTGAAAATaacatatctctatattttcccctataaatagagaaactctattatagaggcatacattggagcattttcacctctataatagagtttctctattttaggggaaaatatagagatagaaATAAGGGTGGGTTAGAGATGGTCTAAGACTACATCCCTATAATAAAGCTGtaaaatatgaattttagaaATCTTAAATATTCCGTATTCTATATTGAATCTCGACCTTTTcgaattattattttaagttttttaacgTCCCTTTTTGAATTTTATACGACGGTTTATGGGAACGTATTTTTTTATAGAGGGAAAGAAAGAATGAAATTAACTAACCCTACTTTCTTTCTTGGTGTCGTCGTTGTCTTTTTGCTCACACAATCTATGACACGTGGCATTATCTTGGTATATCATGGCTTTGTCGTGTGTTTCTTTAAAGGCCCATTTAACTATAGGCTTTTAGTTGGACCTAATGGGTTTGTATCTATTTCACGCAGGAGAGTAAGGATTACAAGAGCCTGGTTAAGCAACATTTGGACATTGAGACAATACAGAGAAAGCTGACGCAAGGATCCTATGATTCTTCAAAGCTCACTTTTTACAGAGATCTTCAGCTTCTCTTCGCTAATGTGATTGTGTTCTTCCCTTCGTCTTCTTCGGAATCAATGGCTGCTCATGAACTAAGAGCCATTGTTTCTGAAGAAATGAGGAAAGAGAGCGGGAAATCGAGTCCCCGGTTGTTAAAAGCATCAGCAGGTATGAGTAGTATCAAAGCAGAAGCTGCTGAGACATCAGAACAGAAGTCTTCAGCTCCACTTGTCGTTTGTAAGAGGAGAAGATTTGTTTCCGCTAAGGCTAAGGCTTCTCCATCGTCTTCAAGCTTTAGCCAGAAGGAGGAGACGAAAGAGGAGACAGTATCAGAGGAGAATGAGAACGTTGAGACTGGTGGAAGAAGCTCGAAAAGAACAGCTAACAGTACAAAGACGGGCAAAGGGAAGAACAAACAGAAACAGGCGGAGGAGGAGGCGAAAACAGAGAAGAAGGTGGTGGTTTCATCAGATAAGAAGAAGAGCGTGGCTGACTTCTTGAAGAGGATAAAGAAGAGCTCTCCGCAAAAGGAAGATAAAGATCAGAACAAGAGTAAGAAGGAGAGTAAACCGAAACCAAGAGAGCTTAGAAGCAACAATGTGGGTAAAAAGAAAAAGGCTGAGGTGGAGAATGCTGCTACTCCGGTGAAAAGAGCTCCCGGGAGACCACCGCAGAAGAAAACAGTGGAGGCGGTTGCAACCGCCTCAGGGAAACGAGGTAGGGAAAGTGGAAGCACAGGAAAGGACAATAAACAGCCAAAGAAAAGAAGCAGGAGATGATGTAGCGTTAAGTATTATTGTATATCAATAGAATTATGTTTTGGGTTGTTCTTTCTCAATCTTAGTTATGGATTAGGTTAAGTGTACTTTTGTTTGTTGACATTAGTAAgatttattccttttttttggttatattttgCTAATTTCCACCATGTGAGTCTTGATAAGAGCACACTACTTTATTGACTATAAAGATTGTGTTCTAATCAGTCCTTACACAAACTATGGCGACAAGATACTAAAACCATTCCATTTGAACATATGTCCAACAAAACCAACATTTGGGTAAAGCTATCTCTAATGTCAGCAAAAATTACAGTCATATGCTCCAAAAAGGGAACATCAAGAACTTGAGACTCTGACCTTAAAAATCTCAACAAATGCTATCTTCATCGGCTCCTCATGCACCGCATTGCACTATGCCTTGCCAAAATTGCTTGTGTCTATCAAACACAAGTTAGCGACGAAAGCCACCTTCTGTACAAAAGACCAGACAAGAAGAGTCTCAGCTAATGCAATTTTATTTGAGATTACATGCATCTCGTCTTTATATAATCAAACTAAACACTTGCCGTGTTCTCCATCGGATATATCTCCAAGCTTTGCGATTGCACCAACAAGCGCTTGTTCTTGCTCCTGAATAGAAAGATAACAATAATCATCTGAGGCTTTTGTATGAATATAAACATAAGATTAAGAAAGAACAAACCTCCAACATTCTCTTAGCTCTTTCAACTTCTTGAGGATCTGGATTGTGTGAGCCAAGAACTCTCTCCACCTATTAGAAAAAACATCATCGTTTGAGAAACAAAACCGTACATACACTGTAAAACTCGCCTTGACTTGACAAGAATGTAATACTAACATCTCTGATTAGGACATTGGTCTGACGGATTCGTATATCCATATGTTTCCTTTTCCCAGTTCCATTCTGCGATGTTCTGAAGTCTTTTTTGATACTGGTCTTTCCCAAACCGCTTCCCCGTTGTGGAACACTGTTTGGTCCTGTAGTTCTATTCAGACCATGGCCTTGTCCGTTTACACCATATTGATTACCAACCCTAGGATCCTCTCCTATCCACTCAATATCCCCAGCAGATATCTGTGCAAATATTAGAGCTCTTTATTACCAAATAACACAATTTACTGTTGACATACGTTTATTACTCAAAAGTTTAAGAAACATAATGATTATAAAGTAATTAATTACCTCTGAGAGTTTGACCCATTCCCATGTCTCGTTAGGTGTTCCAATGTCATAAACCAAAGCATGGCGACCCTAAAATTTAAAGATTAGACGAATATATAAGGAAACTTCTTATTTTATAACATATCAGAAACTTTATGCCAATTTAAGAAGCCCACACACCTCAAGTGGACTGTACTTGGTGATGACAGCCTCGTAAAACGTATTGTCTTCTGGCCACCTCGTTCTAACTTTCCTTCCTACAAAAGACTCAGGGTCGTTTCCATTTGTGGGTTCACTTGAACTGGTGGGGCCAGGTGGTACTCTGTTCATGACTTGTCCTCGTTGAGGTTGATCTGAAGGATGGTATGAGACAGGTTTTCCAGAAGAGGAACCAGGGAAACCCTAAGAAAGGAGAGACAAAATCATTACAAGAATTAACAAAAGATACCAACCTCAAGACTACATATATAATAACTCACTGGTTTATGCTTTTTTCCCTTGACAATGGGAACAGGTCCTCGTTTAGCTGTGGATGATGCAAACTGGTGAGTAAGATCAGCTTGAGGGTGTGAAGCGAAGGGTTGAGAAGGCATTGGCTGGTTTAGTTTCTGCTTCTTGACAGAAGCTGAAACGGAAGGTGTTGGCAAGGTATCGTGAACCACTTGAGCAGCATTGCGCATAGTTGGTTGCATTCCTCCAGATTGTCTCCATTCCCTAATAAAGGAAAAGTATTTACGTTATAATTAAgaggaaaaagaaagaaactataAATGCTCAAAGATTTTTAGCTTCTCGCCTTATCCTTCGTATAGTATCATCTGCGTTAACACGACCAAGAAGCTCTCTATGTTCCTCATTGGACACTCTCAGCTCTTTACGCAGCTCAGTTATAAGACTTTCCTTTTCCTGAAAAAAGAGATGTTATTTCACTTAGCCAGAAACTAACATAAAGAAGAAGTAGACGTGAGATTAATTGTAATACCCAAGTGATAGCATCTGCCTGGGCTTTAAAGGCTCTTAGGATAGATATGTATGCTTCCTTCTCAATCTGGTGAATCTGAGCTTCCATATCAGCACCAACTTCATCATACATCTTAGGGTAAGATGGAGGAAGAAGACTCGAAGGTCTTCCGTTGCCAGCCACACGCCCTCCTCTTGCAACCCTATGCGATGGAGGCAGATCATCATCTGTTCCTGCAGACATCACCATCAAAAAAATCATTACAGATCAAAAAGTAGATACACAAACTAATCCTTAAACACAAACCATAACACTAGTAAAACGGAGAAAGTTCAAAACTTTTGCAAACCCTAATTTTCAGCTTAAGATCAAATTCAATCGCAGCTTCAGTGATTCGCAACATTCATTAACAACCCACAAGAGCTTCCGTTAAACAACACAAAACCCACAAAAGCTTAGAATGAATAACGGAGAAAGTTCGAAACTTTCGTAAACCCTAATT is drawn from Brassica rapa cultivar Chiifu-401-42 chromosome A05, CAAS_Brap_v3.01, whole genome shotgun sequence and contains these coding sequences:
- the LOC103866796 gene encoding protein EMSY-LIKE 4 — its product is MDYESFDSSGTDDDLPPSHRVARGGRVAGNGRPSSLLPPSYPKMYDEVGADMEAQIHQIEKEAYISILRAFKAQADAITWEKESLITELRKELRVSNEEHRELLGRVNADDTIRRIREWRQSGGMQPTMRNAAQVVHDTLPTPSVSASVKKQKLNQPMPSQPFASHPQADLTHQFASSTAKRGPVPIVKGKKHKPGFPGSSSGKPVSYHPSDQPQRGQVMNRVPPGPTSSSEPTNGNDPESFVGRKVRTRWPEDNTFYEAVITKYSPLEGRHALVYDIGTPNETWEWVKLSEISAGDIEWIGEDPRVGNQYGVNGQGHGLNRTTGPNSVPQRGSGLGKTSIKKDFRTSQNGTGKRKHMDIRIRQTNVLIRDVERVLGSHNPDPQEVERAKRMLEEQEQALVGAIAKLGDISDGEHEGGFRR
- the LOC103866794 gene encoding serine/threonine-protein kinase PRP4 homolog, with amino-acid sequence MTKEEEASYSMNDICSNDHNIDDNNNNNTNLKQHEGRAWGTCEELLLACAVKRHGFCDWDSVAAEVRTRTSLSSVFLSADDCRHKYRDLQRRFKESADGDNDATAEEEGGNDIPWLEELRSLRVAELRREVEQYDVSILSLQLKVKKLEEERDGGEKLDLVEEGERKGERSENDGGEKAEESERENRSMNESNSTGSGEKTVGEDEPGQTRGDDVDPDPVNAAEEGSGASDSGELGESGTSGRKWKRKRRKDSDGEIRSAASESQPLIRLLDLIRSHPRGSLFERRVRSQESKDYKSLVKQHLDIETIQRKLTQGSYDSSKLTFYRDLQLLFANVIVFFPSSSSESMAAHELRAIVSEEMRKESGKSSPRLLKASAGMSSIKAEAAETSEQKSSAPLVVCKRRRFVSAKAKASPSSSSFSQKEETKEETVSEENENVETGGRSSKRTANSTKTGKGKNKQKQAEEEAKTEKKVVVSSDKKKSVADFLKRIKKSSPQKEDKDQNKSKKESKPKPRELRSNNVGKKKKAEVENAATPVKRAPGRPPQKKTVEAVATASGKRGRESGSTGKDNKQPKKRSRR
- the LOC103866793 gene encoding protein N-terminal asparagine amidohydrolase; amino-acid sequence: MIYVDGVLFPYENSSSSLSSSSQGSSLLLDVMTHPVIISASDSFKNLEEQRVTESCSRKDRYVYIFQREYAVVNPALVDFVGMDEATTCVGLVIRNRRSGVTSIAHMDSPEVVDLGISQMLSLVMEDDSDAAELDVHMVGGYEDVDLKNATGGDDYAKPEGYSFPLCCKLVESLQKRREKIHIQTLFILGHNTKLDAQGNTCPIFNGFLVNTSTGTIVPASFNRSSRCPDELVRRIRVSASFDDPSWKGKLLDTYDTKTDRFIIAPCSWTMRLVEYVWELNQLPDEEILVNCSTSPSAEGPDFIDNERRIWKYLLKYPEWSKTFPKRQPRVFERTANGSWNFVF
- the LOC103866792 gene encoding uncharacterized protein LOC103866792 — protein: MSSSTSVQGEIMDLDLNQEPDSPPGLITEISPWLNELETAHERIEDRLRQLEAIVSRIRERAATVTTTTTTATPSPAPALIPPRDSTAGVIHERSRERLVENDKTYLIAKALNMERTTSVPGGYFDCNICLEKAEDPILTCCGHLFCWGCFYQLPFIYLNIKECPVCDGEVTDTEVIPIYGNGDDDNDGSSKAKREECGIRLPPRPNAKRVESIRQKIITRGNPFIPGPETLEHIRRTIDSIGGLQALAEGHEFGLTNIVTNNRVVQNQHNRLRLLSSFPGLVVDSSEMPPPTSDDAVVAAAFDVDSFVDTTTPSLRTNRRRSSRIAEISPSPSPAVRASIRRNQSGSAAGSSSSPRDFAVAGFGFGSREVATSDSSSSRRRTEDVNNGPRTRSRRRLG